From Triticum urartu cultivar G1812 unplaced genomic scaffold, Tu2.1 TuUngrouped_contig_9979, whole genome shotgun sequence, a single genomic window includes:
- the LOC125532455 gene encoding alpha-copaene synthase-like: protein WDKSAAFVLPEYLKKFYTEMLRTFENIEAEMPANTNYDIAHLKKAVQNNVTGYLEEAKWSHRNHKPSFVDQVKLTSLNIGVPTICVSMMAGMSDAMMKPALKWAASVPDVVISVGKISRFMNDIGAFERRKCKGDLASTVECYINEYNVTSEVAITKIVALIEQEWKTLNQARFENHLLPALQQFISLAISTTFFYGNRNDVYTHSAHMQWTIERLFLKNM, encoded by the exons ATGGGATAAGAGCGCCGCTTTTGTTCTGCCGGAGTACTTGAAGAAGTTCTATACGGAGATGCTGAGGACATTTGAGAATATTGAGGCTGAAATGCCAGCCAATACGAACTACGATATAGCACACCTGAAAAAAGCG GTCCAAAATAACGTGACTGGTTACCTGGAAGAAGCGAAATGGTCACACAGGAACCACAAGCCAAGCTTTGTAGATCAGGTCAAGTTGACTAGCCTGAACATCGGCGTGCCAACAATATGTGTGAGTATGATGGCTGGAATGAGTGATGCAATGATGAAGCCAGCACTCAAATGGGCTGCTAGTGTTCCGGACGTCGTCATATCAGTCGGGAAGATTTCCCGTTTCATGAATGATATCGGTGCATTTGAG CGTCGAAAATGCAAGGGGGATCTGGCAAGCACCGTAGAGTGTTACATCAATGAGTACAACGTGACAAGTGAAGTGGCCATTACCAAAATTGTTGCCCTGATAGAACAAGAATGGAAAACCCTGAACCAAGCTCGCTTTGAAAATCATCTTCTCCCTGCATTGCAGCAGTTCATTAGCTTAGCGATTAGCACAACATTTTTCTATGGTAACAGAAATGATGTATACACGCACAGCGCACATATGCAGTGGACTATTGAGAGGCTCTTCCTGAAGAATATGTag